A stretch of Henckelia pumila isolate YLH828 chromosome 4, ASM3356847v2, whole genome shotgun sequence DNA encodes these proteins:
- the LOC140866464 gene encoding LOW QUALITY PROTEIN: small ribosomal subunit protein uS4m (The sequence of the model RefSeq protein was modified relative to this genomic sequence to represent the inferred CDS: inserted 1 base in 1 codon) translates to MWRKRLIQRDMXLPALRFKTCRLLLGNVWNRELTIIQRRILKRLRNKKRSIKRKIYSRKNLNSYIQSQTTRKLSLFHRDLPITEMHRRRKRSYIPFLLNPETRSDVIPVRLHFRETIPQARQTISHRRVCVNNRMVNIIHFKVSHGDIISFQENDARTRGEKIIGKFLDRPGRMWRRTKTEWFRKFKTLKGCRLLLKSQFLQQLHSSMQEEDTKKFGSKKVCLGSNFDEHNRMKRNLYHFKSLFLSKRRNEKNQNIPTQTINPIVYNSSLYSNSTYCSASPHQFTMKRKIKRIELPTHYSEVNHRTPKAVVFYGPNIGHIPHDIRLKDPNLLLRSGNERGQNI, encoded by the exons ATGTGGCGAAAAAGACTGATTCAACGAGATA CCTTGCCTGCATTAAGATTTAAAACTTGTCGTCTACTTTTAGGAAATGTTTGGAACAGAGAACTTACAATAATACAACGCCGCATTCTCAAAAGATTGAGAAACAAGAAAAGATCTATTAAGAGAAAGATTTATTCGAGAAAAAATCTTAACAGTTACATCCAATCACAAACTACACGAAAGTTGTCCCTTTTTCATAGAGATTTACCCATCACAGAGATGCACAGAAGAAGAAAACGATCATATATCCCTTTTCTACTCAATCCAGAAACAAGATCGGATGTTATTCCGGTTCGTCTCCATTTTCGTGAAACTATTCCTCAAGCAAGGCAGACGATAAGTCATCGAAGGGTTTGTGTGAATAATAGAATGGTAAACATTATTCATTTTAAAGTGTCCCACGGTGATATAATATCTTTTCAAGAAAATGATGCGAGAACCCGCGGTGAAAAAATCATAGGCAAATTTCTGGATCGCCCGGGAAGAATGTGGAGAAGAACCAAAACAGAATGGTTCCGAAAATTCAAAACGTTGAAGGGATGCCGCCTACTACTAAAATCCCAGTTTTTACAACAGTTGCATTCTTCTATGCAAGAAGAAGACACAAAGAAGTTTGGATCCAAAAAAGTATGCTTAGGCAGTAATTTCGATGAGCACAACAGAATGAAGAGGAATTTGTATCATTTCAAATCCTTATTCTTATCGAAGAGAAGGAACGAGAAAAACCAAAATATTCCTACTCAAACAATAAATCCTATAGTTTACAACTCTTCTTTATATAGTAATTCGACCTATTGCTCCGCATCCCCCCATCAGTTTACTAtgaagagaaaaataaaaagaatcgAACTACCTACTCATTATTCGGAGGTGAATCATAGAACACCAAAAGCTGTGGTATTTTATGGACCTAACATAGGTCACATCCCTCACGACATAAGATTGAAAGATCCAAACCTTCTTCTTCGGAGCGGAAACGAACGTGGCCAAAACATATAA
- the LOC140866735 gene encoding small ribosomal subunit protein uS12m, giving the protein MPTFNQLIRHGREEKRRTDRTRALDQCPQKEGVCPRVSTRTPKKPNSALRKIAKVQLSNKHAIFAHIPGEGHNSQEHSKVLIRGGRVKDLPGVKSHCIRGVRDLLGIPDRRKGRSKYGAEKPKSI; this is encoded by the coding sequence ATGCCTACATTCAATCAATTGATTCGTCATGGTAGAGAAGAAAAACGGCGCACGGACCGTACTCGAGCTTTGGATCAATGTCCCCAGAAGGAAGGAGTATGCCCGCGTGTTTCAACGAGAACACCGAAAAAACCTAATTCAGCTCTACGTAAGATAGCCAAAGTACAGTTGAGCAATAAACATGCTATATTTGCTCACATTCCAGGCGAAGGTCATAATTCGCAGGAACATTCTAAGGTCTTAATAAGAGGAGGTAGAGTAAAAGATTTGCCAGGTGTGAAATCCCATTGTATTCGAGGAGTCAGGGATTTGCTGGGAATTCCGGATCGAAGAAAAGGCAGATCCAAATATGGTGCAGAAAAACCCAAATCGATATGA
- the LOC140866737 gene encoding NADH-ubiquinone oxidoreductase chain 3: protein MSEFSPIFLSLVISLLVSLIPLGLPFPFSSNSSTYPEKLSAYECGFDPSGDARSRFDIRFYLVSILFIIPDPEVTFSFPWAVPPNKIDPFGSWSMMAFLFILTIGSLYEWKRGASDRE from the coding sequence ATGTCCGAATTTTCACctatttttctttctttagtTATCAGTCTGCTAGTTTCTTTGATCCCACTCGGTCTTccttttccattttcttccaaTAGTTCGACCTATCCCGAAAAATTGTCGGCGTACGAATGTGGTTTCGATCCTTCCGGTGATGCCAGAAGTCGTTTTGATATACGATTTTATCttgtttcaattttatttattattcctGATCCGGAAGTAACCTTTTCCTTTCCTTGGGCAGTACCTCCCAACAAGATTGATCCCTTTGGATCTTGGTCCATGATggcctttttatttattttgacgATTGGATCTCTCTATGAATGGAAAAGGGGTGCTTCGGATCGGGAGTAA